Proteins encoded within one genomic window of Tabrizicola piscis:
- a CDS encoding Zn-dependent hydrolase, whose product MSATATASGDNLRINSERLWDSLMEMAKIGPGVAGGNNRQTLTDADSEGRHLFAGWCKAAGMTMGVDTMGNMFATRGGTDPAALPVYMGSHLDTQPTGGKYDGVLGVLGALEVVRTMNDMGVKTKHPIVVTNWTNEEGARFAPAMLASGVFAGLHTEEYAKSRRDLDGKVFGEELARIGWVGEEKVGARKMHAMLELHIEQGPILEAEGKSIGVVTHGQGLWWLEITLTGKDAHTGSTPMNMRVNAGLGMARITERVHQIAMSHQPNAVGAVGQVKVFPNSRNVIPGKVVFTVDIRSPEQAKLDAMKAEVMRAAHAVAKELGLGCEIEDVGHFDPVTFDPGLVKTVRQSAEKLGYSHMDIVSGAGHDACWINRVAPTVMVMCPCVGGLSHNEAEEISPEWAAAGTDVLLHAVLEVAEVVG is encoded by the coding sequence ATGTCAGCAACCGCCACAGCTTCGGGGGACAACCTGCGGATCAATTCCGAACGGCTGTGGGACAGCCTGATGGAGATGGCGAAGATCGGCCCCGGCGTGGCGGGCGGCAACAATCGCCAGACCCTGACGGATGCGGATAGTGAAGGCCGGCACCTGTTCGCGGGCTGGTGCAAGGCGGCTGGCATGACCATGGGTGTCGATACCATGGGCAACATGTTTGCCACGCGCGGTGGCACGGACCCCGCCGCCTTGCCGGTCTACATGGGCAGCCATCTTGATACCCAGCCGACCGGGGGCAAGTATGACGGCGTCCTTGGCGTCCTTGGCGCGCTGGAGGTGGTGCGGACGATGAACGACATGGGGGTGAAAACCAAACATCCCATCGTCGTGACGAATTGGACAAATGAGGAGGGCGCGCGGTTCGCGCCTGCCATGCTGGCCTCGGGTGTCTTTGCCGGTCTTCATACCGAGGAGTATGCCAAGTCGCGCCGCGACCTCGACGGCAAGGTCTTTGGCGAGGAGTTGGCGCGGATTGGCTGGGTTGGTGAGGAAAAGGTCGGCGCGCGGAAGATGCACGCGATGCTGGAGTTGCACATCGAGCAGGGGCCCATTCTGGAGGCCGAGGGCAAGTCGATTGGCGTTGTCACCCACGGCCAGGGGTTGTGGTGGCTGGAGATCACGCTGACGGGCAAGGACGCCCACACCGGATCGACGCCCATGAACATGCGGGTGAACGCGGGCCTCGGGATGGCGCGGATCACCGAGCGGGTCCACCAGATCGCGATGAGCCACCAACCAAACGCCGTGGGTGCGGTGGGGCAGGTGAAGGTTTTTCCCAACAGCCGCAACGTGATACCGGGCAAGGTTGTATTCACGGTCGACATCCGGTCGCCTGAGCAGGCCAAGCTGGACGCGATGAAGGCTGAGGTGATGCGGGCGGCCCATGCGGTGGCGAAGGAATTGGGGCTGGGCTGTGAGATTGAGGATGTGGGGCACTTCGACCCCGTCACCTTCGACCCGGGCCTTGTGAAGACCGTCCGGCAATCCGCTGAAAAGCTGGGCTATTCCCACATGGACATCGTCAGCGGCGCCGGCCACGACGCCTGCTGGATCAACCGCGTTGCCCCCACGGTGATGGTGATGTGCCCCTGTGTGGGGGGGCTGAGCCACAATGAGGCGGAGGAGATTTCGCCAGAATGGGCGGCGGCGGGGACGGATGTGCTGTTGCACGCCGTGTTGGAAGTGGCGGAGGTGGTGGGGTGA
- a CDS encoding heme-degrading domain-containing protein, whose product MNSADLETEAATLVLPGFDETTALRLGRILTDLALAEALPVVIDIRTPDRTLFHAGLPGSAPLNDLWARRKSNTALRFHEASLLVGTKHREKGETLAKHGLDLADYADHGGAVPIRVAGVGVVAVATVSGLPQVEDHRLVVRGIRALMAG is encoded by the coding sequence ATGAACAGTGCCGATCTTGAAACCGAAGCCGCCACGCTGGTTCTGCCGGGCTTTGACGAAACCACAGCCCTGCGGTTGGGCCGGATCCTGACCGACCTTGCCTTGGCCGAAGCCCTGCCGGTGGTGATTGACATCCGTACCCCCGACCGGACGCTGTTCCACGCGGGCCTGCCCGGTTCGGCCCCGCTGAACGACCTTTGGGCCCGGCGCAAATCAAACACCGCGCTGCGATTCCACGAAGCCTCGCTTCTGGTCGGCACGAAGCACCGCGAGAAGGGCGAGACGCTGGCGAAACACGGGCTGGATCTGGCAGACTATGCCGACCACGGCGGCGCGGTCCCGATCCGAGTCGCCGGTGTTGGCGTGGTTGCCGTAGCCACCGTCTCGGGTCTGCCGCAGGTCGAGGATCACCGGCTGGTCGTCCGGGGGATCAGGGCGCTGATGGCGGGGTAA
- a CDS encoding cupin domain-containing protein: MRPACSATTLVDDDRVRVTRFDFAPGAETGWHRHGHDYVITAITDCHMLLEEPDGGSRKVLVPAGTAYRRSEGVEHNVVNGGTAAMCFVEVELKEPAGRR; this comes from the coding sequence ATGCGCCCCGCCTGTTCCGCCACAACGCTGGTCGATGATGACCGTGTGCGCGTCACCCGCTTCGACTTTGCCCCGGGCGCTGAGACCGGTTGGCATCGGCACGGGCATGACTATGTCATCACCGCGATCACCGACTGCCACATGCTGCTGGAGGAACCGGACGGTGGCAGCCGCAAGGTGCTGGTTCCGGCCGGGACGGCTTACCGGCGCAGTGAGGGGGTGGAGCATAACGTCGTCAACGGCGGGACCGCTGCGATGTGCTTTGTCGAGGTGGAGTTGAAAGAGCCTGCCGGTCGGCGTTAG
- a CDS encoding TetR/AcrR family transcriptional regulator, with product MSGDAQISRLKPGKRTDIRRENERTILDAAEKVFAEAGFGGATMQLIADMAGLPKANLHYYFATKEDLYRKVVQQIFEIWLDAAMIFDDAPGPVEGIGGYIDAKMDISRTHPHGSKVWASEVMHGAPVIQDYLETTLRDWTEGRIKAIQRWIDEGKMAPVNPRHLLYMLWATTQHYADFGHQIQTLNGGKALSDRQWNEAKASVKDMVLRGIGAK from the coding sequence ATGAGCGGCGATGCCCAGATTTCACGCCTGAAGCCGGGCAAGCGCACAGATATCCGGCGCGAGAACGAACGGACCATTCTTGACGCCGCCGAGAAGGTCTTTGCCGAGGCTGGATTCGGTGGCGCGACGATGCAGCTGATCGCGGATATGGCGGGGCTGCCAAAGGCGAACCTGCACTACTACTTTGCCACCAAGGAGGATCTCTACCGCAAGGTCGTGCAGCAGATCTTCGAAATCTGGCTGGATGCGGCGATGATCTTCGACGATGCCCCCGGTCCGGTCGAAGGGATTGGCGGCTATATCGACGCCAAGATGGACATCTCACGCACCCATCCGCACGGGTCCAAGGTCTGGGCGTCCGAGGTGATGCACGGCGCGCCAGTGATCCAGGACTATCTGGAAACCACCCTGCGCGACTGGACCGAAGGCCGGATCAAGGCAATCCAGCGCTGGATCGACGAAGGCAAGATGGCACCGGTCAACCCCCGGCACCTGCTTTACATGCTGTGGGCCACGACCCAGCATTACGCCGATTTCGGCCACCAGATCCAGACACTGAACGGTGGAAAGGCGCTGTCCGACCGGCAATGGAACGAGGCCAAGGCCAGCGTCAAGGACATGGTCCTGCGCGGGATCGGAGCGAAATAG
- a CDS encoding GIY-YIG nuclease family protein, with translation MLVEAPDQVRGEVYLQLTVAQQSALMVQFVYIMASRHCGAIYIGRTGNLAARVEAHRAGASVHTAKYRIRTLVWFECHEDFAESLQRERAIKRWPRAWKNALIAEHNPNWQDVTAHIPV, from the coding sequence TTGCTGGTAGAGGCCCCGGATCAAGTCCGGGGCGAGGTTTACCTTCAGTTAACCGTGGCACAGCAATCTGCGCTCATGGTGCAATTCGTCTACATCATGGCCTCCCGCCACTGCGGAGCAATCTACATCGGGCGCACGGGCAACCTCGCTGCGCGGGTAGAAGCACATCGCGCCGGGGCTTCAGTGCATACGGCCAAGTACAGGATCCGCACGCTGGTCTGGTTCGAGTGTCACGAGGACTTTGCGGAAAGCCTGCAACGCGAGCGCGCCATCAAGCGCTGGCCGCGCGCTTGGAAGAATGCGTTGATCGCCGAGCACAATCCGAACTGGCAGGATGTGACCGCACACATTCCAGTCTAG